The Brassica napus cultivar Da-Ae chromosome C7, Da-Ae, whole genome shotgun sequence genome has a segment encoding these proteins:
- the BNAC07G01360D gene encoding uncharacterized protein BNAC07G01360D isoform X2: MDESAIKGLEVLELKGSDAGIRNSSIITRMVVKGYDTSPPTPPKEVVVEAMIKHLGYDTFTPTPREVVEEALRKHFASRGITLIHVAVPEENSHILCSHGLIYVNEECEAEALKLDGSDMGGGRILEVAAYPFADNHLDHIFAPTKATECLERTLYVTGFDTCLASKDDIKKMVRGLFPGCGGCYVRRGGFVLVYIRGQDDIDNALKLSGVSVRGFKIAVDTVLPIERVIVGTPAMYLPPLPQGNQKTIITTD, encoded by the exons TGATGCAGGGATTCGAAATAGCAG cattaTTACGAGGATGGTGGTCAAGGGATACGACACCTCCCCTCCTACTCCTCCTAAGGAGGTTGTCGTAGAGGCTATGATAAAACACTTGGGATACGACACCTTCACTCCTACTCCTAGGGAGGTTGTCGAAGAGGCTCTGAGAAAACACTTCGCATCACGTGGAATAACGTTAATACATGTTGCTGTTCCCGAAGAAAACAGTCATATTCTCTGCAG tcACGGCTTAATCTATGTTAATGAAGAATGTGAAGCAGAGGCGTTGAAGCTTGATGGAAGTGACATGGGAGGAGGACGTATTTTAGAAGTTGCGGCTTACCCTTTTGCCGACAATCACCTTGACCATATCTTTGCTCCTACCAAAGCCACAGAATGCCTAGAGCGCAC GTTGTATGTTACAGGATTTGATACTTGCCTTGCTAGCAAGGATGATATCAAGAAGATGGTACGTGGGCTGTTCCCTGGATGCGGTGGTTGTTATGTTCGTAGGGGCGGGTTTGTTCTCGTTTATATCCGTGGTCAAGATGATATTGACAATGCTCTGAAACTTAGCGGAGTTTCTGTGAGAGGCTTTAAAATTGCAGTTGATACGGTCCTCCCAATAGAAAGGGTGATCGTTGGCACACCCGCAA tGTATTTGCCTCCTCTGCCTCAGGGAAATCAGAAGACTATCATCACTACTGACtag
- the BNAC07G01360D gene encoding uncharacterized protein BNAC07G01360D isoform X3: MVVKGYDTSPPTPPKEVVVEAMIKHLGYDTFTPTPREVVEEALRKHFASRGITLIHVAVPEENSHILCSHGLIYVNEECEAEALKLDGSDMGGGRILEVAAYPFADNHLDHIFAPTKATECLERTLYVTGFDTCLASKDDIKKMVRGLFPGCGGCYVRRGGFVLVYIRGQDDIDNALKLSGVSVRGFKIAVDTVLPIERVIVGTPAMYLPPLPQGNQKTIITTD, translated from the exons ATGGTGGTCAAGGGATACGACACCTCCCCTCCTACTCCTCCTAAGGAGGTTGTCGTAGAGGCTATGATAAAACACTTGGGATACGACACCTTCACTCCTACTCCTAGGGAGGTTGTCGAAGAGGCTCTGAGAAAACACTTCGCATCACGTGGAATAACGTTAATACATGTTGCTGTTCCCGAAGAAAACAGTCATATTCTCTGCAG tcACGGCTTAATCTATGTTAATGAAGAATGTGAAGCAGAGGCGTTGAAGCTTGATGGAAGTGACATGGGAGGAGGACGTATTTTAGAAGTTGCGGCTTACCCTTTTGCCGACAATCACCTTGACCATATCTTTGCTCCTACCAAAGCCACAGAATGCCTAGAGCGCAC GTTGTATGTTACAGGATTTGATACTTGCCTTGCTAGCAAGGATGATATCAAGAAGATGGTACGTGGGCTGTTCCCTGGATGCGGTGGTTGTTATGTTCGTAGGGGCGGGTTTGTTCTCGTTTATATCCGTGGTCAAGATGATATTGACAATGCTCTGAAACTTAGCGGAGTTTCTGTGAGAGGCTTTAAAATTGCAGTTGATACGGTCCTCCCAATAGAAAGGGTGATCGTTGGCACACCCGCAA tGTATTTGCCTCCTCTGCCTCAGGGAAATCAGAAGACTATCATCACTACTGACtag